A stretch of Paraburkholderia phenazinium DNA encodes these proteins:
- a CDS encoding CDP-alcohol phosphatidyltransferase family protein: MNSRPIALKNVPVPKTWDARLARRLVTPLVNTFVTPNHLTTLRLLIGVAGALGLARGGFVWANAGALLIVLSNFVDHTDGELARISGKSSRIGHFYDLACDALVTVLLFVGLGLGIGPVHEVGRVLPGGFLGGLAGVAVAVIFFLRMRIEDMEGKSGTKQASVAGFETEDVLYLLPLVTLTGIITPFVVAASIGAPLFAIWVIVDYRRALRRNARPVAETSQMQVSQ; the protein is encoded by the coding sequence ATGAATTCGCGACCAATAGCCCTAAAAAACGTTCCGGTCCCAAAAACGTGGGACGCGAGACTTGCCCGCCGGCTCGTGACGCCGCTGGTGAACACGTTTGTCACCCCTAATCACCTGACCACCCTGCGCCTCCTGATCGGCGTCGCGGGCGCGCTGGGCTTGGCCCGTGGCGGGTTTGTATGGGCCAATGCAGGCGCACTGCTGATCGTGCTGTCGAACTTCGTCGACCACACGGACGGCGAGCTCGCGCGCATCAGCGGCAAGTCGAGCCGGATCGGTCATTTTTACGATCTGGCGTGCGACGCCCTGGTGACGGTCCTGCTGTTCGTTGGCTTGGGCCTTGGCATTGGCCCGGTGCACGAAGTCGGCCGGGTCTTGCCGGGCGGGTTCCTTGGAGGACTGGCCGGAGTGGCGGTCGCCGTGATTTTCTTCCTGCGTATGCGGATTGAAGACATGGAAGGAAAATCGGGCACCAAACAGGCATCGGTGGCCGGTTTCGAGACCGAAGACGTGCTGTACCTGCTGCCACTCGTCACGCTGACGGGCATCATCACGCCGTTCGTGGTGGCTGCTTCGATCGGCGCGCCGCTTTTTGCCATCTGGGTGATCGTCGACTATCGCCGCGCGCTGCGTCGCAATGCACGCCCCGTGGCCGAGACCAGTCAGATGCAGGTTAGTCAATGA